From Rhea pennata isolate bPtePen1 unplaced genomic scaffold, bPtePen1.pri scaffold_76, whole genome shotgun sequence, one genomic window encodes:
- the LOC134154913 gene encoding ubiquitin carboxyl-terminal hydrolase 42-like has protein sequence MRTHSMTNARAGPSEGGLSEPAGSLGSFLFQLELRVVKMESHSASWGPVPPAGSGLESSYCFITDGIAPPQRMLFPPEKISVAWRQRQSVGAGLHNLGNTCFLNSVLQCLTYTPPLANYMLSGEHSQSCRAQGFCMLCTMETHVNQVLFCSASAIEPTAVFSDLRRIGEHFCFGRQEDAHEFLRYTVAAMQTACLSGSTDLDSSSQATTVIHQIFGGFLRSRVTCLSCQAVSDSYEAFLDIPLEITAASSVSGALEEFVRPELLDGENCYKCSKCEKTVAASKRFTIHRSSNVLTIALKRFADFTGGKISKDVNYPEYLDLRAYMSESAGEPVRYALYAVLVHRGASGRAGHYFCFVKASNGLWYEMNDASVVLCDINTVLSQQAYLLFYIRCCEETLGEGTSYAPVPSPAPSFLGQQEANNKQAGFLGPQHPPHMMKYDLDFSVLHVDSGKHKEKKKKRRPMKKLKSFLECSDPHLQKCPWEEKEEAHPAGCSLWEQ, from the exons TCGCGCTGGCCCAAGCGAAGGCGGGCTGAGCGAGCCTGCTGGATCGCTGGGCTCATTCCTCTTCCAGCTGGAGCTGCGTGTGGTGAAAATGGAGTCCCACTCTGCAAGCTGGGGTCCGGTACCACCTGCAGGATCTGGCCTAGAAAGCAGCTACTGCT TCATTACGGATGGAATCGCTCCGCCACAAAGGATGCTTTTCCCACCCGAGAAGATTTCTGTGGCTTGGCGGCAAAGGCAAAGTGTTGGAGCTGGACTCCACAACCTGGGCAACACGTGTTTCCTCAACTCTGTTCTGCAGTGTTTGACCTACACTCCCCCTCTGGCCAATTACATGCTTTCCGGGGAACACAGCCAGTCGT GTCGTGCGCAAGGCTTCTGCATGCTGTGCACAATGGAGACGCACGTTAACCAGGTCCTGTTCTGCTCTGCCAGTGCCATCGAGCCTACGGCTGTCTTCAGTGACCTTAGAC GGATAGGGGAGCACTTCTGTTTTGGCAGACAGGAAGATGCTCATGAATTCTTACGTTACACCGTGGCTGCTATGCAGACAGCTTGTTTGAGCGGAAGCACCGA CTTGGACAGCTCGTCGCAAGCCACCACGGTCATTCACCAAATATTTGGAGGGTTTCTACGATCCAGAG TGACGTGCTTGAGCTGCCAAGCAGTTTCGGACTCCTATGAGGCGTTCCTTGATATCCCTTTGGAGATAACG GCAGCCTCCTCGGTCTCTGGAGCGCTGGAAGAATTTGTGAGACCTGAACTGCTGGATGGTGAGAATTGCTACAAATGCAGCAA GTGTGAGAAGACGGTTGCTGCGTCCAAGAGGTTTACAATTCATCGCTCTTCCAACGTTCTCACCATAGCCCTGAAAAGATTTGCCGATTTCACTGGTGGGAAGATTAGCAAG GACGTGAACTATCCAGAGTATTTGGACCTTCGAGCGTACATGTCTGAGTCAGCTGGAGAGCCAGTCCGCTACGCCTTGTACGCCGTGCTGGTGCACAGAGGTGCCAGCGGTCGTGCAGGGCACTATTTCTGCTTCGTTAAA GCCAGTAATGGACTATGGTATGAGATGAATGATGCCTCGGTAGTCCTTTGCGACATCAACACCGTTCTCAGTCAGCAGGcgtatttacttttttatatcaG GTGCTGTGAGGAGACACTTGGAGAAGGCACTTCTTACGCACCTGTGCCATCCCCTGCCCCTTCGTTCCTTGGTCAGCAGGAGGCTAATAATAAGCAGGCCGGATTTCTGGGACCACAGCATCCTCCTCATATGATGAAG TATGATCTGGATTTCTCTGTGCTCCATGTTGACAGCGGCAAGCataaggagaagaagaaaaagaggagacccatgaagaagctgaaaagcttCTTGGAATGCTCAGATCCTCATTTGCAGAAGTGCCcgtgggaggagaaggaagaagccCATCCTGCAGGCTGCTCTCTATGGGAGCAGTAG